One genomic window of Sphingopyxis sp. OPL5 includes the following:
- a CDS encoding cytochrome b: MIEAIQAWAARYAADRRYSPVGQLFHWTMAALILFQLGWGWRMSRIDAGGDKLEAFRVHAELGLLMLVLAALRAIWRMIVPGPINDADRLGWQTVAAYVTHILFYVCFFGLPLSGWAMWSVVGGEPLEVAGILPWPHMPFDSLEKGIQWWILDWAEGIHALLIILLVAMIPLHVGAALKHHFWDRHDVLRGMLPELPEDGAERTPHDATPPQARRTRADG, translated from the coding sequence ATGATCGAGGCGATCCAGGCGTGGGCGGCGCGCTATGCCGCCGACCGCCGCTACTCGCCCGTCGGGCAGCTATTCCACTGGACGATGGCCGCGCTCATCCTATTCCAGCTCGGCTGGGGCTGGCGCATGAGCCGCATCGATGCGGGCGGCGACAAGTTGGAGGCGTTTCGGGTTCATGCCGAACTCGGCCTGCTGATGCTCGTGCTTGCTGCGCTGCGCGCGATCTGGCGGATGATCGTGCCGGGTCCCATCAACGATGCCGACCGGCTGGGCTGGCAGACGGTCGCAGCCTATGTGACGCACATACTCTTTTACGTCTGCTTTTTCGGTTTGCCGCTCTCGGGATGGGCGATGTGGTCGGTGGTCGGCGGCGAGCCGCTCGAGGTGGCGGGAATCCTTCCCTGGCCGCACATGCCGTTCGACAGTCTGGAGAAGGGTATTCAGTGGTGGATCCTCGACTGGGCGGAGGGAATCCATGCGCTCCTGATCATTCTCCTCGTCGCGATGATCCCGCTGCACGTGGGCGCGGCTCTGAAACATCATTTCTGGGATCGGCACGACGTGCTGCGGGGGATGTTGCCCGAGCTTCCGGAGGATGGTGCGGAAAGGACGCCGCATGACGCGACACCGCCGCAAGCTCGGCGAACGAGAGCAGACGGCTGA
- a CDS encoding cytochrome c oxidase assembly protein, protein MLRWNLDPGLLAALGAAALMAWRWKARGPFWAGFALIVLLFVSPLCALSSALFSVRVAHHIILTAVAAPLFALGLPRFRPRGGAPLWAAAHILAFWIWHAPAPYALALASDGTFWLMQLSLLATAFGFWASLRSSSPPLAIGLLLAMMVQMGLLGALITFAGTPLYAPHLATTMAWGLAPLEDQQLAGLIMWAPAAALYLGAALWTGWRLLGEPPPVAA, encoded by the coding sequence ATGCTGCGCTGGAATCTCGATCCCGGGCTGCTCGCGGCGCTGGGCGCCGCGGCGCTGATGGCGTGGCGATGGAAAGCGCGCGGTCCCTTCTGGGCCGGGTTCGCGCTGATCGTGCTGCTGTTCGTGTCGCCGCTATGCGCCCTGTCGTCGGCGCTCTTCTCGGTGCGCGTCGCGCACCATATCATCCTGACCGCAGTTGCGGCTCCGCTGTTTGCGCTCGGCCTGCCGCGGTTTCGGCCGCGCGGCGGTGCGCCGCTATGGGCGGCCGCGCACATTCTCGCATTCTGGATCTGGCACGCGCCGGCGCCCTATGCTCTCGCGCTGGCGAGTGACGGCACTTTCTGGTTGATGCAGCTTTCGTTGCTCGCGACCGCGTTCGGCTTCTGGGCTTCGCTCCGCTCGTCGTCGCCGCCGCTCGCGATCGGCCTGCTGCTTGCCATGATGGTGCAGATGGGGCTGCTCGGGGCGCTCATCACCTTCGCGGGCACGCCTCTCTATGCGCCCCATCTCGCGACGACGATGGCCTGGGGGCTGGCGCCGCTCGAAGATCAGCAACTGGCGGGGCTCATCATGTGGGCTCCTGCCGCGGCTCTTTATCTCGGCGCGGCGCTCTGGACCGGCTGGCGCCTCCTCGGCGAGCCGCCCCCGGTGGCAGCATGA
- a CDS encoding DUF2231 domain-containing protein, giving the protein MEINMATAPSPLTDPPYRRHAPHPLHAILLAFPVALFSSALLSDITYLNSAEMQWSNFSAWLITGGLIFGAPVLLWSAIALVRRRKLPTRTPALAYFLLILIMWIAGLVNAFKHSQDAWSSVGTTGVTLSALSTLAAIAAAWLLHAAKEPRA; this is encoded by the coding sequence ATGGAGATCAATATGGCAACGGCCCCATCGCCTCTCACCGACCCGCCCTATCGCCGACACGCGCCCCATCCGCTGCACGCCATTCTCCTCGCCTTTCCGGTCGCCCTGTTCAGCAGCGCGCTCCTTTCCGACATCACCTATCTCAACAGCGCCGAGATGCAGTGGAGCAATTTCTCGGCCTGGTTGATCACGGGCGGGCTGATATTCGGGGCTCCGGTGCTCCTGTGGTCCGCCATAGCCCTCGTCCGCCGCCGGAAGCTGCCCACGCGAACCCCCGCCCTCGCCTATTTCCTCCTGATCCTCATTATGTGGATCGCGGGCCTCGTGAACGCCTTCAAGCATAGCCAGGATGCCTGGAGTTCGGTCGGCACGACCGGCGTGACCCTCTCGGCCCTATCCACACTTGCAGCGATTGCCGCCGCCTGGCTTCTCCACGCAGCGAAGGAGCCCCGCGCATGA
- a CDS encoding PQQ-dependent sugar dehydrogenase has product MNRQTSLGLVAAAALAAALAGCGKGDEKLDQTGASPSLPKIDETLVPPMKIAKPAGWNGELPTVPAGFTIVPVATDLKIPRQILILPNGDILVAEGSGGHAPKLRPKDVIAGYIKSLGKSSVKGGDRITLLRDANGDGKPELRTSFIEDLDAPYGIALVGNNLYVANQGALLRFAYTPGATRIAGKGEEVTKLPAAVNHHWTKSLAASADGSKLYVGIGSNSNIGERGMSIEEDRAVIWEVDAATGASRIFVSGIRNPTALAFEPSSNVLWAVVNERDELGAELVPDYLTSVREGAFYGWPYSYWGRHPDPRVHPQKPELVRTAVTPDYALGSHVAPLGLSFATEGGLPGYETGAFVGEHGSWNRQTLAGYKVSFIPFANGRPAGKPKDFVTGFIKDGKARGRPVGVTWDPARGALWIADDLSNTVWRVTGPRALAMGSPVAAAASKR; this is encoded by the coding sequence ATGAACCGCCAGACCTCCCTCGGCCTCGTCGCTGCGGCGGCGTTAGCGGCCGCGCTCGCCGGCTGCGGCAAAGGCGATGAAAAGCTCGACCAGACGGGCGCCAGCCCAAGCCTGCCGAAGATCGACGAGACGCTCGTCCCACCGATGAAAATCGCCAAGCCTGCAGGATGGAACGGCGAGCTTCCGACCGTTCCAGCCGGTTTCACGATCGTGCCGGTCGCGACGGACCTTAAGATCCCGCGCCAGATCCTCATCCTCCCAAATGGCGATATCCTCGTCGCCGAAGGGTCCGGCGGCCATGCGCCTAAGCTCCGCCCGAAGGATGTGATCGCGGGCTATATCAAGAGCCTCGGAAAATCCTCGGTAAAGGGCGGCGACCGCATCACCTTGCTGCGCGACGCGAATGGCGACGGCAAACCCGAACTTCGTACCAGCTTCATCGAGGATCTCGATGCGCCCTATGGCATCGCGCTCGTCGGGAACAACCTTTATGTCGCCAATCAGGGTGCGCTGCTGCGCTTCGCCTACACGCCGGGCGCAACGCGCATCGCTGGCAAGGGCGAGGAAGTGACCAAGCTCCCGGCAGCGGTCAATCATCACTGGACGAAATCGCTCGCCGCGAGCGCGGACGGGTCGAAACTTTATGTCGGCATCGGCTCGAACAGCAATATCGGCGAGCGGGGAATGAGCATCGAGGAGGATCGCGCCGTCATTTGGGAGGTCGATGCCGCCACCGGCGCGAGCCGCATCTTCGTCTCGGGCATCCGCAACCCGACCGCCCTCGCCTTCGAGCCATCGTCGAACGTCCTCTGGGCGGTGGTGAACGAACGCGACGAGCTTGGCGCCGAGCTCGTACCCGATTATCTGACCTCGGTGCGCGAGGGCGCTTTCTACGGCTGGCCCTACAGTTATTGGGGACGCCATCCCGACCCGCGCGTTCATCCACAAAAGCCCGAGCTCGTCAGGACCGCAGTCACTCCCGATTATGCGCTCGGTTCGCACGTCGCGCCGCTCGGGCTGAGCTTTGCGACCGAAGGCGGGCTACCGGGCTATGAGACGGGCGCCTTCGTTGGAGAGCATGGCAGCTGGAACCGCCAGACTCTCGCCGGCTACAAGGTCAGCTTCATCCCCTTCGCCAACGGACGTCCTGCCGGCAAGCCGAAGGATTTCGTGACCGGCTTCATCAAGGACGGCAAAGCGCGCGGCCGCCCGGTCGGCGTCACCTGGGACCCGGCGCGCGGCGCGCTCTGGATCGCCGACGATCTCTCGAACACGGTGTGGCGCGTCACCGGACCTCGCGCGCTCGCGATGGGATCACCGGTCGCTGCTGCAGCCAGCAAAAGATAA
- a CDS encoding cation diffusion facilitator family transporter, with translation MIDQSDTGKPRSRAHHIRANIVLYGALFANLGIAVAKFVAAAISGSSSMLSEGVHSLVDSGNQMLLLYGQAKAKRPPDNRHPFGYGRELYFWAFVVAILIFAVGAGISIYEGWIHYRDPEPLRDPTINYVVLAIAFLLEGASWTIAVREFNAGRRGLGWWTAVRRSKDPAGFIVLFEDSAALAGLAIAAGGIWLSHATGDPRIDGIASMAIGAILAAVAILLAREAKELLIGEAADPELIARIWTIVERRREITAVNHVRTIHTAPNSIFVAVSADFEDRLAMGEAETLIEAIEAELKAASSDISSIYIRPEKQSDALVQPRPSAAAEPARQPRGAN, from the coding sequence GTGATAGACCAGTCTGATACGGGCAAGCCGCGCTCGAGGGCGCATCATATCAGGGCGAACATCGTGCTTTACGGTGCGCTCTTTGCCAATCTCGGCATCGCCGTCGCCAAATTTGTCGCCGCGGCGATTAGTGGTTCCTCGTCGATGCTATCGGAAGGGGTCCATTCGCTCGTCGACAGCGGCAATCAGATGCTGCTCCTCTACGGCCAAGCGAAGGCAAAGCGGCCGCCCGACAATCGTCACCCCTTCGGCTACGGCCGCGAACTTTATTTCTGGGCGTTCGTCGTCGCAATCCTCATCTTTGCCGTCGGAGCCGGCATTTCCATCTACGAAGGCTGGATTCACTACCGGGATCCCGAGCCGCTTCGCGATCCGACGATCAACTATGTGGTGCTCGCCATCGCCTTCCTGCTCGAGGGTGCGTCGTGGACGATCGCGGTGCGCGAGTTCAACGCCGGGCGGCGCGGGCTCGGCTGGTGGACGGCGGTGCGGCGGTCGAAGGATCCCGCAGGTTTCATCGTCCTGTTCGAAGACAGCGCCGCGCTCGCCGGCCTCGCCATCGCCGCCGGCGGCATATGGCTGAGCCATGCGACAGGGGATCCGCGGATCGACGGCATCGCCTCGATGGCGATCGGCGCAATCCTGGCGGCGGTCGCGATCCTTCTAGCCCGCGAGGCGAAGGAGCTGTTGATCGGCGAGGCTGCGGACCCAGAACTGATCGCGCGTATCTGGACCATCGTCGAACGGCGCCGCGAAATTACAGCGGTCAATCATGTGCGCACGATCCACACCGCACCCAATTCGATCTTCGTCGCGGTAAGCGCCGACTTCGAGGATCGTCTCGCGATGGGCGAGGCCGAGACGCTGATCGAGGCGATCGAGGCCGAGCTCAAGGCTGCGTCGAGCGATATCAGCTCGATCTACATCCGCCCCGAAAAGCAGTCCGATGCGCTCGTCCAGCCTCGCCCGTCAGCGGCGGCCGAACCCGCGCGGCAGCCGCGCGGCGCAAACTAG
- a CDS encoding sensor histidine kinase: protein MRPALAHILYIDDDDGMRRLASRALGRKGYEVSLAASGGEGVDMAKVTAFDLVAVDHYMPGQDGLATLEALRALRDCPPVVYVTGSEESRIAVAALKSGADDYVVKSVGEDFFDLLASSFEQVLERAQLRRARAEVESELRATNARLEALLKEVNHRVANNLQMVMSFVALQSKTIADPAAREALQKTQQRIATVAQVNRRLYTTDDVEYVAMDDYLGGLAEDLSATWSTGVAARRVIADVEPMRVATDKAVALGMIANEWVSNACKYAYGDSHDGEIRISLRRADETLLELAVVDDGAGMPSDGTARGTGLGTRLIEALARTHKAAVSYGAVDASRDMPGTSALIRIQLRPGELKA, encoded by the coding sequence TTGAGACCCGCCCTGGCCCACATTCTCTATATCGATGACGACGACGGCATGCGGCGGCTTGCGTCGCGCGCGCTTGGCCGGAAAGGTTATGAGGTCAGCCTCGCGGCAAGCGGCGGCGAGGGCGTCGACATGGCGAAGGTCACTGCCTTCGATCTCGTTGCCGTCGATCACTATATGCCCGGGCAGGACGGGCTTGCCACGCTCGAGGCGCTTCGCGCACTACGCGACTGCCCGCCCGTCGTCTATGTGACGGGCTCCGAGGAGAGCCGCATCGCCGTGGCGGCGTTGAAGTCGGGTGCCGACGATTATGTGGTAAAGTCGGTCGGCGAGGATTTTTTCGATCTCTTGGCCTCGAGTTTCGAGCAGGTACTCGAGCGTGCCCAGCTCCGACGCGCGCGCGCCGAGGTGGAGAGCGAGCTGCGCGCGACCAATGCGCGGCTGGAAGCGCTGCTCAAGGAAGTGAACCACCGCGTCGCGAACAATCTCCAGATGGTGATGTCTTTCGTCGCCCTCCAGTCGAAGACGATCGCCGATCCCGCCGCCCGCGAGGCGCTGCAGAAGACGCAGCAACGGATCGCGACGGTCGCGCAAGTCAACCGGCGCCTCTACACCACCGACGACGTCGAATATGTGGCGATGGACGACTATCTGGGCGGCCTTGCCGAGGATCTCTCGGCAACCTGGTCGACGGGGGTCGCCGCGCGGCGTGTCATCGCCGACGTCGAGCCCATGCGTGTGGCCACCGACAAGGCCGTTGCGCTCGGCATGATCGCCAACGAATGGGTGAGCAACGCGTGCAAATATGCCTATGGCGACAGCCATGATGGCGAGATTCGGATATCGCTTCGCCGGGCCGACGAGACATTGCTCGAACTCGCGGTTGTCGACGACGGGGCAGGGATGCCGTCCGACGGAACGGCGCGCGGCACGGGTCTCGGAACGCGCCTCATCGAAGCGTTGGCGCGGACCCACAAGGCGGCTGTCTCTTACGGCGCGGTCGATGCATCGCGCGATATGCCGGGCACGAGCGCGCTCATCCGGATCCAGTTGCGACCGGGCGAGCTCAAAGCCTAG
- a CDS encoding response regulator: MPDQLPVNIVMIEDDEGHARLIEKNIRRAGISNKIHHFLDGTSALEFLYDAAEGPVRNGPALVLLDLNLPDMSGTDILARLKADSSPLRRTPVVVLTTTDDKIEIQRCYDLGCNVYITKPVNYENFADAIRQLGLFLSVIQVPDPDPA, from the coding sequence ATGCCTGACCAACTGCCCGTAAACATCGTGATGATCGAGGACGATGAGGGGCATGCGCGCCTTATCGAGAAGAACATCCGGCGCGCCGGCATTTCCAACAAGATCCATCATTTTCTCGACGGCACCTCGGCTCTCGAGTTCCTGTACGATGCGGCGGAGGGCCCGGTGCGCAACGGGCCGGCGCTCGTGCTGCTCGACCTCAATCTGCCCGACATGAGCGGGACCGACATTCTCGCCAGGCTGAAGGCCGACAGCAGTCCGCTGCGCCGCACGCCCGTCGTCGTGCTCACGACCACCGACGACAAGATCGAGATCCAGCGCTGCTACGACCTCGGCTGCAACGTCTATATCACCAAGCCGGTGAACTATGAGAATTTCGCCGACGCCATTCGCCAGCTCGGTCTCTTCCTCTCGGTGATCCAGGTCCCCGATCCCGACCCGGCTTGA
- a CDS encoding sensor histidine kinase, which yields MESARISSLGRDTRASRLIILLLTIGFVALLAAALTAFYVQRQNEADARKVAHTLAVEANLGAFASATERMETARRGLILTQNPAFAAIMDEAEDRSRAQLASLEALISDNPNQRGRAARLRAHLDAYGRHYQATLGLRGTDRAALIADFANDKGVLEVRAARAVIETMLESELALLKDREARQQRTQSLFTLTLIGTGILLLVVAAATLLLVRNNLVELRASRAELRRLNEGLEELVDARTGELKRANAEIQRFAYIVSHDLRSPLVNVMGFTAELETARKAISGYLEQGDAQGWKAPDAATRLAIEEDLPESIGFIRTSTQKMDRLINAILNLSRQGRRTLAPETLALGDVVGAIVGSLQHRIDETGTTVEVSDLPTVINDRVAVEQILSNLIENALKYLQPGRAGIIRIAGGADLGRAWVSVADNGRGIEPRDHERVFDLFRRSGVQDQQGEGIGLAHARALAYRLGGNIEIQSELGAGSTFRLILPLVWQSGEEDA from the coding sequence ATGGAATCGGCCAGGATCTCGTCGCTCGGCCGCGACACGCGGGCGAGTCGCCTCATCATCCTTCTCCTGACGATCGGATTTGTTGCGCTCCTCGCGGCGGCATTGACTGCTTTTTATGTGCAGCGTCAGAATGAGGCCGACGCCCGAAAGGTGGCGCACACGCTCGCTGTCGAGGCAAATCTCGGGGCTTTCGCCAGCGCGACCGAAAGAATGGAAACGGCGCGCCGCGGGCTGATCCTCACGCAGAACCCGGCCTTCGCGGCGATCATGGATGAGGCCGAGGACCGGTCGCGCGCCCAACTCGCCTCGCTCGAGGCGCTGATTAGCGACAATCCAAACCAGCGCGGCCGCGCCGCCAGACTCCGCGCGCATCTCGACGCCTATGGCCGTCATTACCAGGCGACTCTCGGCCTTCGCGGCACGGACCGCGCGGCACTGATCGCCGACTTCGCGAACGACAAGGGGGTGCTCGAGGTGCGCGCTGCGCGCGCGGTCATCGAGACGATGCTCGAGAGCGAACTCGCCCTCCTCAAGGATCGCGAAGCACGCCAGCAGCGCACGCAGTCGCTGTTCACCCTGACGCTGATCGGAACCGGCATTCTCCTGCTGGTCGTTGCAGCCGCCACGCTGCTCCTCGTTCGCAACAATCTCGTCGAGCTCCGCGCATCGCGCGCGGAACTTCGCCGTCTCAACGAAGGGCTTGAGGAACTGGTCGATGCGCGCACGGGCGAACTCAAGCGCGCCAATGCCGAAATCCAGCGCTTCGCCTATATCGTGTCGCACGATCTGCGTTCGCCACTCGTCAATGTGATGGGTTTCACGGCCGAACTCGAGACCGCGCGCAAGGCGATCTCGGGCTATCTCGAACAGGGCGATGCGCAGGGCTGGAAGGCGCCCGACGCCGCGACGCGGCTCGCGATCGAGGAGGATCTGCCGGAATCGATCGGCTTCATTCGCACCTCCACGCAGAAGATGGACCGGCTGATCAACGCGATCCTCAATCTCTCGCGCCAGGGTCGCCGCACGCTCGCGCCCGAAACGCTTGCTCTCGGCGACGTCGTGGGCGCGATCGTCGGCAGCCTGCAGCACCGCATCGACGAGACCGGCACGACGGTCGAAGTGTCGGACCTGCCGACCGTGATCAATGACCGGGTCGCGGTCGAGCAGATCCTCTCGAATCTCATCGAAAATGCCCTCAAATATCTGCAGCCGGGGCGCGCCGGTATTATCCGGATTGCGGGCGGCGCCGATCTCGGGCGGGCGTGGGTGTCGGTCGCCGACAATGGTAGGGGCATCGAGCCGCGCGATCACGAACGCGTGTTCGACCTCTTCCGAAGGTCGGGCGTCCAGGACCAGCAGGGGGAGGGGATCGGTCTTGCCCACGCCCGCGCGCTTGCCTATCGCCTCGGCGGTAATATCGAAATCCAGTCCGAACTCGGTGCGGGTTCCACCTTTCGGCTGATCCTGCCCCTCGTGTGGCAAAGCGGAGAAGAAGATGCCTGA
- a CDS encoding response regulator has protein sequence MMLEDALGALGHDIVGDAGDIASALRHIATGEFDAAIVDVYLESGLPCDAVAEAFATRSIPFLVATGGFVGQPGPCWNDRPILAKPFTVDSLEAALASLASK, from the coding sequence ATGATGCTCGAAGATGCGCTGGGCGCGCTGGGGCATGATATTGTCGGAGACGCCGGCGATATCGCATCGGCGCTCAGACATATCGCGACAGGCGAATTCGATGCCGCGATTGTAGACGTCTACCTCGAATCCGGCTTGCCTTGCGATGCGGTAGCCGAGGCTTTCGCGACACGCTCGATCCCTTTCCTTGTCGCGACGGGCGGTTTTGTCGGTCAGCCCGGCCCCTGCTGGAACGATCGACCGATCCTTGCGAAGCCTTTCACCGTCGACAGCCTCGAAGCCGCGCTAGCCAGCCTCGCTTCAAAATGA
- a CDS encoding DUF2945 domain-containing protein has protein sequence MKDEPKKGDEVTWKSHGGRAEGKVVRKVTKAMDIKGHHVAASPANPEYLVETAEGKRAAHKAGALKRKAPR, from the coding sequence ATGAAAGACGAACCCAAGAAGGGCGACGAGGTGACGTGGAAGAGCCACGGCGGACGCGCCGAGGGCAAGGTCGTGCGAAAAGTGACGAAAGCAATGGACATCAAAGGCCATCATGTCGCGGCATCGCCGGCGAACCCCGAATATCTGGTCGAAACGGCCGAAGGCAAGCGGGCGGCCCACAAGGCCGGCGCCTTGAAGCGGAAAGCGCCGCGCTAA
- a CDS encoding CinA family protein has translation MSAATLIEQRTRKLARHLAGKTLRFVTAESCTGGQLSAVLAADAALGVHLERGFIVYSVDAKCEMLGVAREDAERDGAVNPEVAAAMATGALRTSHADIAIAITGFCGPREGREEVGLVYIGAADADAVRVMDFHFGDIGRRNVLDQAVAAALQIMIDAAS, from the coding sequence GTGAGCGCTGCAACGCTGATCGAACAGCGGACGCGCAAGCTGGCCCGGCATCTGGCCGGAAAGACGCTGCGTTTCGTGACAGCCGAAAGCTGCACTGGCGGTCAGCTCTCAGCGGTTCTCGCAGCCGATGCCGCGCTCGGAGTTCATCTCGAGCGCGGCTTCATCGTCTATTCGGTCGACGCCAAATGCGAGATGCTCGGCGTCGCCCGAGAAGACGCCGAGCGAGATGGAGCGGTGAATCCCGAGGTCGCCGCCGCGATGGCGACTGGCGCTCTTCGGACAAGCCATGCCGACATTGCAATTGCGATTACGGGGTTCTGCGGCCCTCGCGAAGGCCGCGAAGAGGTAGGCCTTGTCTACATCGGCGCCGCCGACGCCGACGCGGTGCGGGTCATGGATTTTCATTTCGGCGATATCGGGCGCCGCAATGTGCTCGATCAGGCCGTGGCCGCAGCGCTACAGATCATGATCGATGCGGCATCGTGA
- a CDS encoding hemerythrin domain-containing protein: protein MKPTEIDTDATHILAADHRAVEALFEEFEKASGTDRKAKIADRICTELKIHAQIEEEVFYPALKGKIDDDLLKEAYVEHDGAKILINDIVASGPDDEFFEAKVTVLSEEIKHHVKEEEKQHDNMFQQARAADVDLDALGERMLARKEELKRQAETAGLPPAELATM, encoded by the coding sequence ATGAAACCGACCGAAATCGACACCGACGCCACCCATATCCTCGCGGCCGATCACCGTGCCGTCGAAGCCCTGTTCGAGGAATTCGAGAAGGCCAGCGGCACCGATCGCAAGGCGAAGATCGCCGACCGGATCTGCACCGAGCTCAAGATCCATGCGCAGATCGAGGAGGAGGTCTTCTATCCGGCGCTCAAGGGAAAGATCGACGACGATCTCCTCAAGGAAGCCTATGTCGAGCATGATGGCGCCAAGATCCTGATCAACGATATCGTCGCTTCGGGACCCGACGACGAATTTTTCGAGGCGAAGGTCACGGTGCTGTCGGAAGAGATCAAGCATCATGTGAAGGAAGAGGAAAAGCAGCACGACAATATGTTCCAGCAGGCGCGTGCCGCCGACGTCGACCTCGACGCACTCGGCGAAAGGATGCTTGCCCGGAAAGAGGAGCTGAAGCGTCAGGCCGAGACCGCGGGTCTTCCCCCCGCCGAACTCGCCACGATGTAG
- a CDS encoding DUF421 domain-containing protein has protein sequence MDIVLRASAMFFLLYALLRLMGKRELGQMTPFELVLLVVMGDLIQQGVTHNDFSLTGALLAIVTFAFWALTLSWATYLFPRLKNLLEGHPRVVVKQGEIIRDNLHRDRLTADEIESEMRLAGIAHISDVEWAILEPQGKISFIKRSEGASRQRDADDGAV, from the coding sequence ATGGATATCGTCCTTCGCGCGAGTGCGATGTTTTTCCTGCTCTATGCGCTCCTCCGTCTCATGGGGAAACGCGAACTGGGGCAGATGACGCCTTTCGAGCTGGTTCTGCTTGTGGTGATGGGCGACCTTATCCAGCAGGGCGTCACCCATAATGATTTCAGCCTGACCGGCGCGTTGCTCGCGATCGTGACCTTCGCCTTCTGGGCGCTCACCCTGAGCTGGGCGACCTATCTCTTTCCGCGACTCAAGAATCTGCTCGAAGGCCATCCGCGCGTCGTGGTGAAGCAGGGCGAGATCATCCGCGACAATCTTCACCGCGACCGGCTTACCGCCGACGAGATCGAGTCCGAGATGCGGCTCGCGGGGATTGCCCACATTTCAGACGTGGAATGGGCGATCCTCGAGCCGCAGGGCAAGATCAGCTTCATCAAGCGGTCCGAAGGCGCGTCGCGCCAGCGCGATGCCGACGACGGCGCGGTTTGA
- a CDS encoding DUF3606 domain-containing protein codes for MIHQQFELDRIDRSAPDAMLAWARILGVSQSEILIAVAAVGDRADAVRTYLARPWPEPLA; via the coding sequence GTGATCCACCAACAGTTCGAACTTGACCGCATCGATCGAAGCGCGCCCGACGCGATGCTCGCCTGGGCGCGCATATTGGGCGTCAGCCAGTCCGAGATATTGATCGCGGTCGCGGCAGTCGGCGATCGCGCCGATGCGGTTCGTACCTATCTCGCGCGGCCGTGGCCGGAGCCCCTCGCTTGA